gagtggggagcgtgaggatttttggttacggaatttctcgattcggtccccgcgctcatgGCCcgtgatagaagctatgcGATAGCTTAAAATACGTGCAACATAAAATTGATTTGCTGATGTGTGTAAAATGCAAAAGCCTCtccttaaattatttaaatataatttttttttgttaaaattatggTCGGAAACCTCAGAGCAAATTGCTCTGAGTCGGAAACTTTTTGGGAACTTTATTTCGTGTCTGTATGATGGTGGTATGATGTATCTGACATTGACATAAAATGATAGATGACTGAGCAATGAAACATGTTGTCTTTGTCTTTTGTTAATTACATTGTTTGTCGTCGTTTCTAGCTAGTGGTTGTCGTGATTtccaatttcacttttagctttaattttgttatgaaagTTACACTGTTAAATAATTGGTGTCATTTCTAtccataaatatataacagaCTCCAGTAATTTAATACAGTGATAAATTTCTAGAGTTACGAGTTGTTTCCAGTAGTCGTTGGCTCTTTGTGTTCATTGTTTAGTTAGGTAAATATCGCAGTGAGATCAAGCAAAATGCCTATTTTATTCAGCGTAGTTGCTAGAGGCACAGTCGTTTTAGCCAAATATGCAACTTGTGCTGGAAACTTTACTGAGGTGACCGAACAGATTTTATCGAAAATTCCACCACATGATGACAAATTAACTTATTCTCATGGAAATTATCTCTTTCACTACATTGCTGAgaataaattagtttatttcTGCATTACCGATGACGTgagtaaatgtttattatctaCTGAAGTGCttgataaatgaattattttataatatgcatttAATTCGATATTCTAGAAATTTCAAAGATCGAGAGCGTTTCTTTTTCTCAATGAAATCAAAAGGAGGTTCACATCAGTGTTTGGGGACACTGCCCAGACAGCTATTCCATATGCCATGAACAGTGAATTTGCCAGAGTATTGGCTACAGAAATGAAACATTACAGCGAGTCCAAAGACCTAGAAACTATATCACGGGTCCACGGAGAATTGGATGAGTTGAAGAATATCATGGTTAAAAATATTGGtaagttatacataatattatacctaattatagtCTGTAAACATGCTCAATAGTGTTTGTAGTCACCGTGTGAAATTTCCATCTTGTTGACATAGACTGTTAgcataataattgatataattaagaaatatggATCAGaaatatatcatttaaattaatatcttatTTTCTCTGAgagaatatgtttttatttatctatgcAGGCCTTGTTTCTTTATCATTATGATTTGTGTGTCACACTACTATGTATAGTATGTCATTGGTCTGTTTATTATTGATGATGCATCTAATGTGATTCAGGATAAATAAttgttgaataatataaacaaataacaaattaattacaattttttaaagacaTGTCTAAGATAAACATGTTATCCAGGGAATAATCAGGATTAAGATAAGACTTACTTTGCACATAAgaccttttttatttcatttagaaCAAATACCTACGTTACAAACCTACctaaaaaatacctacttatttttgTAACCGGTTTTGTAAATCACTTCATGGATTCCgttcataatgtttttttgtgttatattttagtatcattgataatattaaataatccTCTAAATCAAAAATAGTTTAGTTACATACAATATGATAGAATTCAATTGGAAATGCTCTTTTTCTACACTTCCATTGACAAAATGCATACAGTCATAAGAAACTTGTATATCTATCTCAATATGGCAAcaattttagatttaaatacacaataataacatttctGTATGTATTTGGCTTAACATTAGTACATAGGTATGTGGATATACAGTCGAGTCTCGTTAATTCAAACCTGCGATAATTCGAACCTCTCTATAATTCAAAGTTATCACGAGGTCCCTACAAAATCTCTTAATATTTCGAACTaaattcatacatttttgtgCACTTGGTAATTCGAATGAAAATAGCATTGCTATATAACAAAACGACGCGTTAATTCGAACTCATCGGCGTCCAACACTCGACAATTCAAAGTTGCAGAGAGAAAGAGGCGGAAAAATTGTACGCAGGTAGTcaggtaggtacattttgcGACAAGTTCAAACTTGTTCAATGACgtgtgtttttattatgattagaTTGACTTTACACTTCTAACGAATTGGTATGTTTAGTTATCATTCGGTTACTGTAGAAtagcatttaataaataaaataattgatttacaattaataagtatttaataattcgaagttttatttatttcctctCACAAACTTCTAACCATTTGATATTTCAAACTCTTGATAATTCGTAATATTTTGAGAGTCCCTCGGGTTTCGAATTAACGAGAGTCGACTGTATTATTACCCGTAATAACTTATAGGtttcatataattaaataatactcaACCTAAGCAAATGTATTGTATATAgaataaatctaaaataatagATACTATAAGAACTAATtacctaaaatttattaggttaatTGTATAAGGCACTAAGAAGGTATTTAACTTAATCCATAACTTTAAGTAggttaaatagtaataatgtatttgtatTAGGTAGGAAGCCATGGGTTATTAGTTATTCTTAGTATATATTGATCCCATTCAAACTTGTTTATTTCAAATGTTATCTCTGATTTAATGAATGTTTGCTATTCATTATGAAATCTGTTAAAGGATTGAAACATTAAtcattatttgttaattatgtatgtttatgtgATATCAAATAATTAACAGTTGATAAAAATACAGATTTGTTTAAATGAGagtagatttaaaataaaaaaaatccttatccttcattaatacaattaattggcagaaaataattttctgttattgtaaaagcatttaaatttaaaaaatgtatacttcTTGCTTGTTAAGAAATACCAATGAAaatgtttacttttatttaatccATTTGTGGAAATACTTCtcttgtttatatattatatactatgtatattTGCTGTACGGGAACAAATATTTCATGCAGAAGCAACCTTCATGCTTGTGATTATGTATGATTATTTGAGATTGTTACCCTCATTACTGATGATTCTACATTCATATAGccaattatataatttaaattgatgaTTCAACCAAGGAAGGGAAATATTATGCAATATGGTACCAAAAAAcctttattcataaaaatatcttatcaAAACAACCtaattaatatgtaggtataatggGTCCTTAATGCCAAGATTGCCAAGAATTAAGGGCATTTTTTAagacaaacatatttttatatagtcttcaagtattgaattataatttttttgaatacattttcaattgttttgttaaataattttgtaaaattgcaTTGTGAATTTATATCTAAGGTGAAAGTtactgtaggtacatactaacCTATacagtaaaaaatgttttgagaTATTCTAGAAAAAGCATTGACCTTTCTATTAGTttcatatacctatttataatattatgtagttactatgaaattataatgtacCTTGACCTTTCTGTTTAAGGCATTTTTACGATATAGCGAAATAATTCTAATTCACCCACACTATTAAAATTGttcttcttttattttaattatggttttaaatgtgtatacttagttaaattattttcaacctattttagttatttataagaatGTCAAATCATCACATAAATAATCAGATAATTATTTCCTATTTACAGACAATATGGCGATGCGAGGCGAGAAATTGGAACTTCTAGTAAACAAGGCTGACAATTTAGCAACCAGTGTaagtaaacattatttaaatttattcaaatatagtTGATCTGCTGTTTAAAAAcgtgttaaataatataaatttttacatgtaatttatatttcttatcaACTTATCTGTATATTGGAATGTTGCTGAATAAGTTTGAAACTGACAAAGTTATATCTGTAACTTTATTATGCAATGTAAACCTTGTGCGTAAATAAGAAACAGTAAGGCTTCGCACTTCTTACGTAGATCTTTATTTGTATCTCACAACTCATTGATTCATTTAATACATGTTTTTCTTGCAGTCCGTCTCGTATAGGACTTCGGCGAGGACCCTACAACGTTCACTgttttggaaaaatattaaaatgtacgtGATTATGGCGTTGATTTTTGCGTTCGCCATTTATTTGATCGGCGCGATGGCTTGCGGTGGACTTGCGTGGAGATCTTGTGTTGGTTAGGAagttaatttttcattaaattattaacctGATATGCAGAGAAATGAGAGCATCGATTTTATTGCCGTCGAACATTTAAACGTATTATATGCAATGTATCTTTcctttcatttattattcaacAAAAACCCTACAAAGGGACCTTGTAAAAACGCGAAATTATCAAATAGataggtaatttaaatatagattCAATCATTATATAAATCAAGGCTTAACCCTTTGTTGttataatatgcataaaaaaaacaaatgtccATTTATTTACGTCTAGGATAATGCACGTTTTCACCAAGAACCATATTATAGGAAGCCTCcggtaaaatattatagacttGTGGTTTGAAACCACTACCTTAATAcagtaatacaatttataaaaggaAAGGAAACTGGTGAACTCGTGccattaataaatacctataacatgcaataaattcaataaatattgtacaGCTCTCGTCAAACAATTCGATCGCTCTGAAGTTCGTGAGGGGTGGAGATGCAAATACTAACTTAAAAGCGATAGAAAAGGACAGCATGTAACTTCAGAGTGGTCTACATGTTTGATTTGACAGATCTATACCTATCATAGAGagaagttaataattattttagtagtgATGTCTCAAGAtgtttgatttgaaaaatctataaatatgcTCAACAATGTTTAGGAGAGAACTGCAATATACTATATTAaacacttaattaatttattaggttaaaatatatcttaattCGAATAAGTGAACGTAATTAAATTAGATAATGTTTAAACAGTATCGAAAATCACATTATTATTGtagtttctaaaataaattattatataaaaaccaCGACGATACTCCAGTGTCCATTGaattcagtttattttttttatttgatatttatacAACTTTTCAGTCTATGTTCGAACTACGTCATCTTAAGACATCACTgctattttctattatttttatttattcagaaTATCTATCACACAAATATcgttgttatttatttgtatgtagttaaataaatacaaatataatgaCACTGTTAATATTTGACTCGTAAACTCATAGAGAATATTATACGATATAAAATatcagataaatattataaaaaaaaaatgattccTTACacaatatttagttttagaaaatatgtaattaatcaattccataatatttgcaatataaatatttcagattgattttgtattttaattttattatgtatttttgacgtgacaacgtcttataaattGGTTTGCCGGGTGACACTTCAAGAAACTGCGTTACGCTCCGCTCACGTTATGCGCTCACAATGAGAGCGAGTGAGAGGCACGCGTCCCTTCCACTcgggcatggttagcccgcctaagagcgagagagacagacataaaaagtcgttgtcacgtaaaactttcgcccgtataccgactttacaggcaaacaatttttttctgaattgatatctataaattgcatttgaatttatttatatagaattaTGATCCTATACcgttaaaaactaaaatattgcAACACTGACATTTAATGTTATAGTCATCTAATGTACCTAATATGCATTTGATTGTATGTTCGATAACATTTTTCCTGTTTCTTAATCTATACCTAATAACTTTGTTCTTATCAATCTGctcttttatcttttttttttcttgacaTTTTTCCAATTGAAACTAGTAAACTATGTtggatttaatataaaatcttattaattatacttttgatactagcggtccgccccggcttcgcccgtggtacatatttcgcaataaaaggtagcctatgtcctttctcgggtatcaaaatatctccataccaaatttcatgcaaattggttcagtagtttaggcgtgatagagtaacagacagacagttactttcgcatttataatattaatatggatagTGTCTCACTAAACTGAACTTTCGATGTACCTAATCTTATTTGATGGCCATTCACTTActgaaaattgaataaaaataaattataaatacagtaggtagagttattaattttttggcTGTGAATTATTCGTTTATTTACCTAAAAATTTAACTTATCTAAGTGCGAACTTGccatcaaaataaaacatatttctatacatattttagtttttaacgGTAGACATATACATGGTGTCCATGATTTTGGATCTTTTAGTTTATGgttttaaagttatattatatgaaatgaaataaaagtacCAACGAATAAGCAGAAAAATACTAAATGCCTAACACAACTAAAAGGACCCAAAATCTAAAACACGATGTATGAACTTTTGTCACCAGAAAATGTTTCTTTATCCTATCCCAATATAAAGACTTTAGTATTGTgatatcaattttatatttaagtataaaacttgtttattaattgtgtaactatgttataaatttgtagattattataaagcgttgttttatttgacttCCTTAATGAGGGTTagaatataatgttaattaaatgtttctaAGGTTTATTCTGTAGTAATAAGAGTGTTAAAAAAGACGATTGATTAGTGAAACAGTATTAAGCAGAAAAAACCATCTTCTGTTCGGGTTTTTCATATTCGTTATAGGACTTTCTTACTTATGAACTAGAACAGCTGTTTTGTTCATTAATTAAGTGCATTTTCGTTATCATGAATTTAAATCGATCACagagaatattatatagacTGAATAGAAAATCTTGTGAATCATATTGCCAAATccacaatttaaatttttatttatgatctTGAAAAGGCTGCACAGTGGTGATTTTAGACTGTAGTAAATCTATACTAGTattgtaaagctgaagagtttgtttgtttgaacgcgctaatctaaggaactactggtccgatttgaaaaattctttcggtattagatagctcatttattgaggaaggttataggctatacagggttagttttcaatgaccggccaaattttcagaaatggttcagaatcgataacattttagatctaatgaaaaaaaaaaacttttttttaaaattagatttcattcctgtccgccactaaaaagcgaacgtgtggacattacaaaagcacaattcagttcaaTAACCTAGATACCCaggtagaagttagcacacacataaatttggcgatgcgcgcacgtacacaagtgcattgattctggcggtgtttacgatttaggaaatttttaagacattttcaaatgaatgctattatttttattttattttattcgacaataatgtttcaaatgtacctttggtttaatatctagatcttaattttaaattttggctggtcattgaaaactaaccctgtatatcatcacgctacgaccaacaggagtggagccacgggggtgaaaccgtgcagagcagctagtatattatataggtactagcttactgcccgcggcttcgcccgcattgtCTTAAACTTagttaattatgtatataaaaaaccttccttttgaatcactatctattaaaaaaaccgtatcaacacccgttgcgtagttttaaagatttaagcatacaaagggaaatagggacaaagaaagtgactttgattatactatgtagtgataattaaaagtacctactaaataaataaatacacttaTTTGGCGACTGTTTCGTGCCTACTTACGTGTCGAATCCAGGATTTCAGTTATCGATTCGAATTTTAATGCCGTTAAGCACACGACTCCCCTTTTCGCATCACATTTCAGGGGATAACTTTCGTGAAAATGTTACAGGCTATGGTTACAGGATAAGTATATCAATGAGCTTGCatgtttttagatttttagagAAAAAAGAAATTGCTGATTAGGTACCTTAAGTTATATCCTCATTACTTCGATAAGAGCAATTAACTTACGGCCTATTTTATGATGGTGAAGACGTAGATGCGTTTTTGTCCTCGAAATCTTTCTTGGAAGAACAGTCGGACGTACGCAACTTTCACTATCTTGCATACCGTACATTGGATTATTCCACAATTGCCATTTTACTTTTTGATTTAATTCTCTTCAGGTAGGCAATCCAGAATTAGATTCCAATCCATGATCCATCACGTCTTAATCTGGACTAAACAAAATAACTTGTTCGTGTTTCCTGTCTCATCCTGGTATCTACCTGTATCTGTTGGATAGAGTGGCCGTTATGCTGATATACATACTGAGTTGTGATACAGAGTTAATGAGTCCTCCGGTTACTGCTTCAATTAAAACTTAGTGAGCTGTGAgagtacaaaaataaaaagcttagACTAAGCCTAAAACCTAGGTTTAGTTCGATGTAGTTTTTAAGGACGCTTGCGTAGTAGTGTGCATATTTTTTACCCAAGCATTAAAATTTGGAAATGACTGGACAATTCTCTTgttcaaaattattgtaaattcaTTAGAAGTAAATGTTCATTTCAGCTTCCCGATAAAATATCTTTTAGATATGTATGGAATATTATCGTAGTTATTATACGGtacctatgtacctatgtattaaaTGTCgctctaataaatatttgatattgtcCGCGAATGTCCGTTAATTGTCCGCGAACGAGAAAGTACAGTATTAAAAGATCGTTTAAGGTACAGTTAATACTGTATTCATTTGGTTGGTGGTCCAACTAATTGAAATCCGAAACCTTATCTAGGTGGGTGGAGCAACGATTGTTGCTTTTTACGGAAGTATAAACTTCTACAACAAAATTCCttaaatttgttattcaaATCGGCATCGTATAGGTAGGCACCTACATAATTTAGCTTTCAATAACAAAGGCTACTTTTATTCGGGCACCCTTCAAGGGAAACTGCCAGCTGAAGCAAACTAACGACTGTGTTTCAGTGCGCAGAGTTTTGAAGATAAAGAAACGAAAGAACCAGCCACTTAACATGTGACATAGATTGTCTCGAACAATTATATTCAAGTTCATCGGAAGCAATTGTGACGGTATTCGCTACCCCATAGAGGCCGATCCGTTTCCGGGTTCAGATTGATCCCGCTGGCGAGGGTGCGTCCCCTCCCTACCGTGCTCGGTCACCTCCCGGCAATCGCGCGCTGTCCTTTGCCGCGGGAGGGCGCTGCCGCAGCGCCGTTAGTTTCTCTCACGTGTTCGAATACGTCGAGTTTCGTGACACTACGCGCGTGTCTAGAATAGGAATCGGCCTATTCGTGTGTAAACGAATGTTTGTAGCGCATTATTGTTGTTCCCTGAGGATTAGTGacggatattttttattcaccaCGAAtgcataattaaataatttgcaGTAGTTTTAGGTTTTTGAATCTGTTTGGCTTGCACGCTAACTTTACCATAACGGATGTCGAGATCAAACAAATAGCGATCAGTTAAAAATGATTggatatgaattatttataaatgactCAACAGGATGGATCGTccatatcaaatattttaaactacttGCGATACATATTTATGATCGGTAGCTTTTAGGCGCataatttgtttgattgatGGCTTCGATTATTTTGGTAGCACCTTTGCCGCGCAAACAtaagacaataaaaatataagcttGACGTTACTAGCacctaatttaattttaactaaaattgTTCTAATATGCCAATTATTTACGTTTTGATTTagttactaaattattttttataccgTGCGTACGATCCATCGTTGGTGTTCATTTAAAACGCCGGGAAACGGTGTCGATTTTGGGGAAGGTTAAACTAGGAACGGTTCACAGGTCATTGTTCTTTTTTACGACGGTTCTTTTTTTGGTTAACAGAGATAAATTACTATTGTtctattaactattttttttctttttgattGTAAGCATCTGGTTTGGAACGTGAATTAGTCAAATGGGCGCCGCACAAGTTGTCGGAATTCAATTATACAACTATTGTagagtaaataataatgcatttaTAAACGAGGATAGAAAGTGTCCGTCATTAGGAAAAGTTTTGtcttaaaattgtttttaactcAGGAACCAGTTGTAAACAAAGTTAAGAAGATGGCTTAACTTTGGTTTTAATGACAACAAAATGGATTACAAAGAAGTGAGAAAGCGAACTGTATATTGATAGTTAAAGTTTGAATGGAGGTGAAACAAAAGTGACAAAGATGGATGATAGTTCGCCGGATCTGTCGCTGAAATTGCGACGAGGGTCAAGCGATTCCAGGGAGTCCTTTTATATGGACTTTGCTCAAGGAATCGATTCTGATATTGAAGAAGTGACAACTATTGAGAGGATTATCCCGGAGCACCCGGGAGGGAGAGCGGAAGGCGACGCCGACACTCTTGCAACTCCCTCTGGGCTCGAAGACAAAGATTTGTCGCAATGGTGAGTGCAATTGCATTgttctctttatttttattccttttGACGACATTTGCTTGTTTACTTTAGGCTTGAAACAGCTAAGGTGTTTTATTGTTCTTTTATTCATCCTATTTACTTTCTAGTTAAGATTTTTAACgtctataaattaatttaactttttattggcTACAGTTcttagattataattattaccaaTCCCATATCAAACAATCATTAATATTTGTGTCTCATCTAGaattaaatacatagaaagaagaaagaaaagaaatactGTTAATAAACCAattctctataatatttaattgctttattaaaaaataaagggGTGTTTCAATGTAACCGATGTTAATAGGATACGTGCAAAGTGTGGTTGTCAGACACCAATCGATTTCAGACAATTAAATTGAGCGACGTGTTGTTTGCACTTAATTATCTGTTTTATTTGCAGTGACAATAATTGGTAAAAAATTAACTGGGAAACAAAGAATGGACAGTCAGGTTTATACTGGTGCATGCAATGGAccaataattgtaaattgtataacaatataaaaatatttttatttaagaacacacaaataattttaatttaaaacatatgtCATGACTctacatatattttactagctgttccccgcggtttcacccgcattgctcagctgctgttggtcttagagtgatgatatatagcatatagccttcctcgataaatgggctatctaccaccgaaagaatttttcaaatcggaccagtagttcccgagattagtgagttcaaacaaacaaacaatcaaacaaacaaacaaactctttagctttataatattagtatagatgagcTATACTTTTTAAGAAACAATGTGACAGCAAATATATATCTCACAAGAAAGTAATACGAAATAACAGTAAACAAGCCGTTCTTTGCATTCATCAAGATACAATAAGCATGAATGTTTTTTATCTGCCACATTATACGGCAACCGCGAAGACCGCAAAGTAGAGTACTTCGACGCAAGAGCATGTCAGTTAGACACTCGTTTGACAGGTCCGATAAGGCTTTCTACGGCCCTATGGGTCAGATAACCATATGAGATGGAGCTATTCAGGTTATCAGATTTATGCTTGCTCATCGCGCTAATAACCGAccaattaaagtttatttacaaatgGTATATTGTGACGTGTGAGATATGTCGATTTAAGTTTGCTTTGTCAATTATATGGATGAGGAGTTTGAGTACACGTGCATACTAATATCTTGACCATACAGCTTcgtatatcttttttttttctgaaaataatataaaatttaaatgaagttGTTTAGTATGGGATGGATGAATTATTTTTCTGGTTAAGTACGTACGTGATCAGCCTAAGATAGATTGAAATGTCTCAGGATGAATCTCAAGACATACCTATTGGTTCTACGCTCGCCTATTAACCACTCTACCAAGGAGATTGTCAGAAATAATAAAgaagatattatttcttttgtatTCTTAACTACTGTGTCAACCAATGTACGAGCTAtagaaacaattaaaaaatagaaagCATCTCCAGCGTTTCTTCCAACTaacttaatagttttttttaacgttgcaCCATTACTTAAATCAAACCGTCGTCAgagtacttataaataaaacggaTTAAtgtctgtttatttttacttaaagtgCTTTCCAACATGATTGATTTAAAGTTATGTGTTAAGTTctgtgaaatatattatattaatgataCTCCACGAATACCACGAATAGATGCAAAATTACAAGAGgtcattttacaaaatttgttTGGTATGTTTTCGTTCTAAATTCTCTTAGCTCATTGTCGTTCACTGGCTATGCCCCATTGGCTTTTACACTTGATGCCGTTTACAATTGATAcacattttattgaataccACATGAATGAAACTTGAAAGCCGTTGTATACAGATTATAGATAACTATGACGTCGCAGATTTGCCGTTTGTGATTTATTACGTATTCATCCACGTCATTTATATTGATCTTACGTTCAACGATCGCTACAATAGGCGC
This window of the Colias croceus chromosome 5, ilColCroc2.1 genome carries:
- the LOC123691752 gene encoding vesicle-associated membrane protein 7; the protein is MPILFSVVARGTVVLAKYATCAGNFTEVTEQILSKIPPHDDKLTYSHGNYLFHYIAENKLVYFCITDDKFQRSRAFLFLNEIKRRFTSVFGDTAQTAIPYAMNSEFARVLATEMKHYSESKDLETISRVHGELDELKNIMVKNIDNMAMRGEKLELLVNKADNLATSSVSYRTSARTLQRSLFWKNIKMYVIMALIFAFAIYLIGAMACGGLAWRSCVG